A single region of the Aptenodytes patagonicus chromosome 7, bAptPat1.pri.cur, whole genome shotgun sequence genome encodes:
- the TMX1 gene encoding thioredoxin-related transmembrane protein 1 gives MAAGGRLCALLCLALAAGAAALGKRSPVKVLSDGMWRELLQGEWMVEFYAPWCPACQNLQPEWEKFAEWGEDLEVNIAKVDVTEQPGLSGRFIITALPTIYHCKDGEFRRYQGARTKTDFINFISDQEWKSIEPVSSWFGPSSFLMSSMSALFQLSMWIRHCHGYLTENVGIPVWGSYAVFALATLFSGLILGLIMVFLADCICPSKRHRPPQYPHSRKLAPESAQLLKKLDEEQEADEEDISDDETEGKDVSNRNSSPNSVRQRPVNTAATMDKS, from the exons ATGGCGGCCGGCGGTCGGCTGTGCGCCCTGCTGTGCCTGGCGCTGGCGGCCGGCGCGGCCGCGCTGGGGAAGCGGAGCCCAGTGAAGGTGCTGTCGGACGGCATGTGgcgggagctgctgcagggcGAGTGGATGGTGGAGTT CTATGCCCCTTGGTGCCCCGCCTGCCAGAACCTGCAGCCCGAGTGGGAGAAGTTCGCCGAGTGGGGCGAGGACCTGGAAGTGAACATTGCCAAGGTGGATGTCACGGAGCAGCCGG GATTAAGCGGACGATTTATCATAACAGCTCTTCCTACCATCTATCA ctgtaAAGATGGAGAGTTTAGGAGATACCAGGGTGCGAGAACTAAAACTGATTTCATAAATTTCATCAGTGACCAGGAATGGAAATCTATTGAGCCGGTTTCATCATGGTTTGGCCCTTCCTCTTTCCT gaTGAGCAGTATGTCAGCTTTGTTTCAGTTGTCGATGTGGATCAGG CACTGCCATGGttatttaacagaaaatgttGGAATACCCGTCTGGGGCTCATACGCTGTTTTTGCATTGGCGACTCTATTCTCGGGACTGATACTGGGACTT ATAATGGTGTTCTTAGCAGACTGTATCTGTCCATCCAAAAGGCACAGACCGCCACAGTACCCTCATTCAA GAAAGCTAGCTCCAGAGTCAGCTCAGCTGTTGAAAAAGCTGGATGAAGAGCAAGAAGCAGATGAGGAAGATATCTCAGATGATGAAACGGAGGGTAAAGACGTGTCGAACAGAAACTCGTCACCGAATTCTGTAAGGCAGCGCCCAGTGAACACTGCTGCTACAATGGATAAATCTTAG